atttggtCCAAGGCTTGGGAGAGGGCTGCTGGGCAGTTAAAAAGCTGCCCAGTGGCTGCAGAGAGAGGTTTCAGGCAGAAGCCCTGACACCAGAGGGGCTCCACCAAGGCCGCTGCGTTGCGGAGGCTCCTGGTCTTGCGTGAGGGTGAGCCTCTCGAAGAGATACTCTCCGAGCCCAGCCTGGGGATCAGCCAGCCTGCGGAGGTTAGTCAGGTGGTCGCCCATCTTCTTGATGAGTTTCACCTGCTCTGCCAGGAAGCGGCTCTCCCGGAAGTCACAGAGGTGGGGGTCTGGGCGGGCAGAACCCGGGGCGTGTGGGTCCGAAAGAGCGTGGTTCAGGTTCTTCTCCATGGGAATGGCCGTTTCCACAGCGTCCTGGGTTTCCTCCCACTCCTCTTGAGATGGCTTCTGAGGGTCCTGGAAGAGGGCGCGGCCGCCTGTGCTGGTTTTGCATTTTCAAGAAACGCCAGGTGCCCTCCGTGCTTCTCCCTGGCTCACTCGCAGAAAAAGTGGCCCAGCCCTCCAGAGCCATATCCTCGCCgtggaaattgaggcccagagagaggtagGTGCAGGAGGCCCGCAGATGCACGTTAACCAGGCAGTTGACAGTGGCTTCCACCTCAGAGGAATAATTCTGACGAATCTGGGAGCTCGGGGTTAATTGGTAATAACGggttaagctaaaaaaaaatggtgttggcTGGTCACGGAGGCCAAGGGTAACAGAGTGGCTGGTTCTGGAggttgcaactggaaaaaaaggTTGAAGGGTGGTCCGAGGCTGGAGCAGGGGGCGTCCCTGGGTCTGTTCCGTCCAAACACTGTTGAATTGAGAGACAGATCAGCAGGACCGCTGAGCACACTGCTTAGTAGAATATTTAAGTAGCTGAAATCTATAGGATGTGGGGAAGCAGGACACTGGAAGAGTGAATTATGTTCCCTTCTAGAAGATCAGAAATTGGCTAATTTAACAATGAAATTTAAAGCTATATGAagctggggatggaggtgggatagaggggtggggatggatggGGTGGAGGGACTATAACATGGCCTGTGTAGCTTGACAAAGTTGGATTTACTTCATTAGGGAAGCAACAGGCTCACTGTACATTAAGACAAATTCTTGACCAACTTCATTTCAGACTTGTCGGACTTTATTATAACAACACAGTAACAACAATTCACAATATACACAACTTCCTTTATATTACCAGTGCTCTGCTAAAGATTTACTACTATCCTCTTTAGTTCTTGCAAGTGTCCAGTGAAGCTGGCATTGGAGAGTTATTTCTGTCTTTCACTTGACAATTTTCCTCACAGCTGAGCAGCTACTCTTCCCAGGAGAGAACAGTATTGGAGGAAAAGTTGCTGGTCTCACTGCCATCCTGTCCTTTCATCGGCTTCTCCTCATGGGAAGAGAAATTCTATTTCTAAGTAGTGAAGCTAGTAGAACTCAGCACCTGTAGGATACAGTCTCTTCTGGGGGCTGCCTGCTTCTCCCGTGCTATGTGGAACATGCTGAAATTGTTCAACTGCTTTGTCTGGTTGTGGGGGGAATAAAAAAGGTGCCTAATTTTGACTTTATAATTTAATCAGTGCTTTCTGATCTAGAGTACCAAGATTAAAATGGATATTCTGAAGTCTAACTTACTCCTGGGTATATCTTTTACTTAGATCTaatattaaataatgaatataagTATCTACATTTTTGAATTAGAAAAACTAAGGTTCAGAAAGATTAAACCGTGCTTAAGAGCACGTAACTTGTAAGTAGTGAGTTGATGTTTAAAATACAGATCTTTCTGAACTTCTTGCTTTCAGATAGTCCGTAATCCTTCCATTTTCACAACCCCACCCCTCAGGCCAATCCCTCTAGAGAGAAAATTGAAGAATATGAACTGTGTAACATGTGCCTGTATATAATTGTACTGTAAAATTGCCATTTTCAGGATGTGTTGGCATAAAACTGTaattattgtaaagaaaaaattgaccagactagaaaataattatatgaaCATGGTGTCCTTTGTCCAGATGAACATGTATGTAGTTTAGTCAGTTTGGTGGCCTTTCATCGTGCTACAGAACgaaagaataaatacatgttttatgtGTAGACTAGACTGTCTGATTTTCAAGAAATAATCTGAATCTCATGATGTTGAGTTATATTTGCAGTTAAATAATTTAGCTGCAGCTCTTCTCAGTGGTTGAGGAAGACTAGAGTTGCAGCCCTAGTCCTTCTGTTTCTCACCCTGGGAATCAACCTAATGTCTCCACTGCAATCTCTAGGAACAGAGCAGATGGCATCTGGGTAAGGCTCAAAGCAGCAGAGGTTACAGTCTACAAGATCTAAGAAGGGACTAGGACTTGCTATCCTTGAGGTAGGGATAGTGTATGTCTGACCCGAGGAAGGGGCCAAGACCTTAGATGATGAGGACAAAGTTGAGAGTGGGGCATGAAAGGGAAtattggaggagagggagagattagTGTAGCAAAGTCATTTATTAATAGATAAAGACTCTGCAGTCTTTAGtgcaaatttaatttcattatttttttctccacctATAGAATCATTACAAAACTGGTAGCCCACTTTCCACCTTTCCTCCTACCTAACCAGGGAATTAAATGGCATTAAATGGAGGAGGCATGATGGGGGTAGTTCTCTGCTCTGGGTTTCAGAGCTACATCTATCACCACAACAATaataaactaacatttactgaggacttACCCTGTGCAAAATTCTGAGAACGTCTTCAACTTTATCCTGTTTTATCTTCATAAGAACCTTGAGATGGATTCTGTTTTTATACTaagtttatagatgaggaaattgaggtaaagaaaggttaaataatATGTCCAAGATCACATAGCCAATAAGTTACCTGGTGCCAGGATTCAAATCTTGGGGCATCCTGATTCCAAGTTCTATATTATTTACCATTATATATTTTGCCTCCCTGGGAAAAAGAAACCAGTGGAAGAAAACATGGATCTTTGTACTTGGAAGTCTTACACTTTCAGGTTGTACAAAGTTCTGGTGTGGAAGCAAGCTATGTCAAAGATGGAAGTGAGGAGTGACCTCTTTTTTGATACCACCAATTGAAGACAAGAGCTCTCCCCCATTTTCTGAGAACTTGCATGGCCCAAATCTAAAGGGTGGGAAACAACCGAGAAATATTACTGatatggaatttttttatttggtaAGTAAGGCtcaaatcatttataaaaataataaagcaatgtGACATTTACGAAATACCAATTATTCGGGAGCAATTCATACCGATTATATTGGTAGTAAGGGACATGTAGTGGAAATTCCTCCAGTCTCCATActgctctgctttttaaaacGTAAGAGATTGAGTTCATTCTACTAGTGCACCATCCCCTAGGCTTCCCTTCTGCACCATATTGACACATAGCTTTTACTTCTTCactaaaaaaagaacttaaattcCAATGGAATCTAGTAATGAAGAGAAATATGAGGAGCAAGTTAGAAAACAAAGTAACTATCTGTAAGATGATTATCTCAAAGGCCTAGACACGCCCCCTGGTTACTAGTTAGTTAAAAGTTCAAACCCAGGCTGATGTCCCCGCTCAATTTCTTTTCAGAGGATAGCTAGAAAATACTCTAATCATTAAACATAGGAGGTCTATCACAGGGCTTAAAGTTGGCATTACTGCAGTCTTCAATAATGAAGACACAGAGATTAGGTCCTTGAGCATGAGAAGAAGAAATCATATGATCTAGGTCATCCTTTATGCAATGAAAGAGGTAACACAGGAGTTCTGGTTGTTCAGCAGAGTGGTAGAAAACAGGGTGGAAGAGGCAGGCTGGGGCCAAAGCCTGGAAGGGGATGTCAATGGAGAGTTTCAGTAGGATGGTGATGTTATGTATTTCATAATCATTTGGGGTACTATGTGAAAAATTTCTTGCAGGGGGAAAGATACAAGTGGAGTGACCAGTTGCAGCAGACCTGGTGACTGGCAATCATAGCTTGATACAGGACCGTAGCAGTGGAGAGTAAGAAGTGGTGCAGTTCAGAATGCAGAGTggttgtacagcacagggaactatattcagtatcttgtagtagcttacagtgaaaaagaataggaaaacgaatatatgtatgtttatgtgtgagtgaagtattgtgctgtacaccagaaattgacacaacatcatgaactgactatacttcaataaaaaaaaaatgaatgcagagtggtgaatgaatgaatgtaactTTAGTGTCTGGGTCACAGCAGCTTACTACACTTAGGAACACCTCTGAGAAGCAATTGTTGTGGGTTCCTTGGGTGTTGGGATACCCAAGCAGTAGCAGTTTTATTTCTTGGAGTTCCATTTGGGCTGAGGAGTAAACTCTGCTTTTCGCTAAGTTTTCTTCAGGAAGCATGGACTAGGAAGAgaaacttaaaataagaaaaggtatCTTAAAGAAAACCATTGGAATTAGATAAGGAAAACATGGTGAAACCTTTAATATCCTGCATTCTAAATTTGTCAGTGGCCTCTTACTGTAAAGGTTTTCAGAAGGCATCTGTACAAAAGATCTTTTCACTGCTTCCCCGGGCACAGAAAGTAGGATAGCAATCTACAACACACACATAGATTGTCTAcagtatatgttctttttttccttgcagtAACAGAAACCTCCAAGTTTAAGTTCAGCTATCTCTATCCAGCCACAGACTGTATTTCCTGGCCTCCCTCAGAGCCAGCTTTAGCTGTGTGACTACATTCTGGCTCACGGAATGTGAAGGTAAGTTATGTTTGCGACCTTACAAGCATTCACAACTTTTACAAGGGAAATCACTCaccattcacttattttttccaCTCTTGGCTCAAATGGAAACATAGACGTTATGGCGTGTGTTTGCTGCAATGATGCAGATAAAAACACTAACTGAAGACATGACAGACAGCAGGTTGGAATCTGCATCCTTGCATGATTTCATAGAGCAGAACTCCTCTGATAGCCCCTACACCTGAGGCTGTTACATGAGAGAGAATAATAAGCTTCTGTTTTTGCTTGAAGCACTGTAATCTAAACTCTTTTAGTTAAAGGTAGCACAGACTGCTGTATCTAATACATGGTTATTATTTATTGCAAGACACATAATTCAAAATCTAGACAAATCATTGTATTGTATTTGTATTATATGGTAATCATATGTAGCttatatatttctactttttttgagTTTATGAATCTTAGTTATAGGTGATTTTCAATGGTGAATTATTGATCACTTTCCCACATAGTATATTTGGTATTGAGGGCTAGATTTGTTGCAGCCCTAGAACTTGTTGTCAGTGTCAGAAAAGTGTGCCCTTCAAATTGCATGTAATTAGAATCAATAAGATATTGAAATTATTACCTTCAGAAGTAACATTCTAAAATATGATTTGTGGATGTATTGCTGatgagaatttcatttctttgaaatcttATTAAGAACACTAAAATGTAACTAGTGAATTTATGACCTAATTAATTGTTATGTGCCAAATAGAACTTTGGTGCTTAAAAgggatgtaaatattttaatgagaacAACAGCATGAATTTGTCTTTTAGAACTGTATAGTCTTACAAAGTGATAGGTAAAGGCAAATGTCACAGtcctcaggagtgggattgctggatcctatggtaagtctatttttagtcttttgaatctccatactgttttccataatggctacaccaaactgcattcccaccagcagtgtaggaaggctcccttttctccacagcctctccagcatttattgtttgtgaacttttgaatgatgaccattctgactggtgtgaggtgatacttctttgtagttttgatttgcatttctctgataattagcaatattgagcatttttttcatgtgcctgttggccatttgtgtgtcttcattggagaattgcttgtttagatcttctgcccatttttggatggcgttgtttgtttttttcttattaagttgtatgagctgtttatatattctggaaattaagcccttgccactctcatcttttgcaaatattttctcctgttctgaaggttgttttttgttttgttttgttttgtttttcttatggtttcctttgctgtgcaaaagcttataagtttaattaggtcccatttgtttatttttgcttttgtttctattgcttgggtagactgccctaggagaacattgctgagatttgtgTTGGATAatgctttgcctgttttttttctaagaggtttatagtgtcttatcttacGTTTagatctttaagccattttgagtttatttttgtgtatggtgtgaggcggtgttctaacttcattgatttacatgcagttaTCCAGTTTTCTaaaaccatttgttgaagagactgtctttactccattgtatgttcttgcctcctttgtcaaagattaattgaccaaaagtttgtgggtttattttcgGGCTATCTATGCTGTTTcataagaatcttttttttttaattggggaagATTCAGTGACATTGAACCAGGTGATGGTTCCAATAGTTAAATTCTCATTCTTAGACTGTATTAGGAGAAGCTTTAAAGACGTGATTATATTAAAGTGATAAGAGAGAAAGGAGCTTTGGAACCAATgggaaaaaactataaaaataattgatattttttatactaaaatttaaaCCTATCTAACAGAGTAGTggcattcaagaaaaaaaatgaactctaaGTAAGACTTCAGAtattttctatgcatatataagTGGCTGGAAAGTGGcctgcaaaagagaaaaagacgtCTATGCATGGATATCACACTTTCTTCAAAAGTAAAAAGCCATGCAGAAGCCCTTAGTCTATCAATGCAACGAAACTGGTTGGTCAAGGAATATGAACTCGCTGAAGCCTCAAACAGATAATTGAAAATTAAACTTTCACAGTTCAATTTTAACAATCCTGAATGTCACCATTATTTGCAAGGAAGAACAATGAGAGGACTGCTTTGTCTCAGTggtttttctccctctgttctgCTTGACTATCTCCATTACTTGATGGTCATGAAAAATGTATTGGCTTCATTTCAAAGAATTCTCTTGGAATCAAATATCAAACCAAATATATTGGATAATCATTCTTAATCtaattttggaaaagtaaaatgttaCTGATTGCCTGTTTATTTAGcattctgcctttattttttatttttatatttttatcttgtaaATCTTTGAGTATTCTGTCTTTATTATGGTTATATGAGTATgtgcttaaaatatattttaaaaatttgataagaATATTCATATTCCACCTCTgcaaataaattcttaatttatttaatcagtaaTTCTTATATCTGTTTCAAAAACTTAACCCTGATATTTGgggaagaacttttaaaattatagtgtAGATACCTAAAACATGGTTATTTATTTCCACAAAGTCtagaggtttggttttttttttcagtattactaGTCAATGTTAGTAATATGATTATTTGAAATATTCTCAATTCTTGATTACATtaatgaacagaaataaatgttttaatccAAGTTCGAAATGCCAAGGTTGTCCTGGGGATAAAATTAGATGCTATACCTTTTTTGACCATGCCACTGCTCATTAATtgcagtttttcagtttttttattatggtaaaatatgtaatattaaatttgccattttaaccatttttaagtgtacatttcagtggcactaataacattcacaatgttgtacaaccattatcaatatctattttcaaaacttttttgtcaactcaaataaaaattctataacCATTAAGGAGTAACTAACTCTTGTCTCCAACACCAATTCACTTCTAATCTTCTTTCTGTTTGTATTAAATTGCCTCTTCTAGATATTTCCTGTaggtggaatcatgcaatatttgtcctttttcatCTGGGTTATTTCATTTGGCATGAACTTTTCAAGTTTTGTGTAGGTTGTAGCATATATTAGAACATTATTTTTATGgataagtaatattccattgtatatacacagCACATTTAATtgcaatttttaaagacaaaatccTAGATTTGTGCAATATCGAAATTCCTTCTTTGGGGGAGAAGTTAGTGacaagtaataaaaatgtaaatggtttgctctccttctttaaaaaaaaaaaacaaaaaccctatgGTGGAAATTAGAGACTAACAAAGTCCAAATTATGAAATACCATTTCTGGATTttcaccattatttttaaaatgtgctgccTTTTCAGTGGTAGATGCtcttgaaatataaaacaaaatatagtaaCTCAGTGAGATCAGATAGAACAAGGAAAGTCATATACTTCCTGCCTAAGTTTAAGCTTTCTATGATATGACAAATTTTTGTGGAGTACACATCACTCTGATGCCTGACAACACTACATAACCTTCTGCTCAAGACAGatcataaaatttcagaaagatcTATCATTGTATATGGCTCAGTGTATCATCTAAATTGAGAGAACTGCAGAGGATACACTTCTAGGATTGATCATAGATTGTGCTATTGACAGTGCCAGTTGTTTTTAACTATAATAATTTGTTACTAAGGAAGTATTTCATTCCAAAAACACAGTTTCAGCCAGGTGTTTGAAGGTTAAATATATTTCCCAAAGACAGGACATCTGAAAAACTAGTTAGGCTCCCTATTAATCTCAAATCGATATATAGCTAAATCTAAAAACTCCAGATTTGGTGCCACCAAAACTGCTTTTCAGTTCCTAATTTTGGACAAAGTTAGAGAATTGAAGGTGAAAATTAGAAAGAGAGAGCATTCTCCACATGCACACTGTCATGCCAGTGTCTGTGAGACCATGACAGGCCTGTGCACATGATTTTGATGAGAAATGAAAGCCAGATTGACAATGCCAGAAATTTTTGTCTGTATCTGAACTTGGGTTTAATTAAATTCAACACTATATGTGAACATGGAAATAGGTATCTACTTTAAAACACGTTACCccctttttctcattaaaaattgcATAAGTAATTCatgtttattacagaaaaattaaagactaactaatagaaaaaaagaaaaaagaattccaaatcAATGTTTTAGTAAAATATGTCAGTGTAAGA
This portion of the Camelus ferus isolate YT-003-E chromosome 8, BCGSAC_Cfer_1.0, whole genome shotgun sequence genome encodes:
- the LOC106729931 gene encoding LOW QUALITY PROTEIN: ferritin light chain-like (The sequence of the model RefSeq protein was modified relative to this genomic sequence to represent the inferred CDS: deleted 1 base in 1 codon) — translated: MPQDLNPGTSVWTEQTQGRPLLQPRTTLQPFFPVATSRTSHSVTLGLRDQPTPFFFSLTRYYQLTPSSQIRQNYSSEVEATVNCLVNVHLRASCTYLSLGLNFHGEDMALEGWATFSASEPGRSTEGTWRFLKMQNQHGGRALFQDPQKPSQEEWEETQDAVETAIPMEKNLNHALSDPHAPGSARPDPHLCDFRESRFLAEQVKLIKKMGDHLTNLRRLADPQAGLGEYLFERLTLTQDQEPPQRSGLGGAPLVSGLLPETSLCSHWAAF